One genomic window of Branchiostoma lanceolatum isolate klBraLanc5 chromosome 5, klBraLanc5.hap2, whole genome shotgun sequence includes the following:
- the LOC136435747 gene encoding uncharacterized protein, producing the protein MASRQNLTPVMNVAKGSPKRLIGTAIVSYTCVQSFPFTRRERQGWRHQMKPRLSPKTLTKWLNRRGSMKERQRLLPGKPAENCGGDSYTSRLASMRARHSNGCWNMTLDILNSCSRHIVWKASQVHFSSGRSRDCWSLSGSSQKSPASWTGHWRKLRKQRSEKKRHSCSRVMTSMQLMQNCWLLQKAVLTTLSCQSTHRLPPGEISHQLGSKALTTGPVHPLHQNRHPTASSWRAGRSSGTTLPPTSTQAPGVSAPNIKWLKDNETYGLFEPASTYRNAKGETVERKQLKKKMEFHPPPLPTSVKGAVPNMLAFFTTPAFFWRPVGVMQAKIRCPNTNCQAPPGEYLELKGFGSFARQVCGMKNYYTLLTEKLKCPYCEKARQSGAGPQQYLWMANSIKILMQLAPAIRRLFPAIICGKRAIDRGVVTLLGDRINAASMSKVQRILKQGHDEWYVERRGLFQTLLYEAHTAEATPSQKGILSFVKAPGSYTPPLPKEPLPTPTCLRRAHLIAEMERMPVYRASILSTTGEILCIDGTRKILKKIYGDGRDTMQYVTSVLNEWGQFLTTVVVAAESEDCYRRMARGLVARFQRANAPAPKIIYADNNCCRESGASFLEKLFSDWVREGMVVRLDVRHWLHRWDAVVIKQSHAKYANFMSAMAGAVLAYNRDDMMLLVQAVRKGNLDLYADRTDEEMIHFLKPHQVKDYVRRVTRGVEETASVVEDIIAEFKGPGGLDIDGIHLFKSLDAVDAHWSIASKHLCCMQDPPGIQLYVAVKEVVLNGVKLNKYRCRRGSNSLEGLHSHLYNAVPSKRCGILPFQVYLISFAVQWNSQMDSLRVAGGKGRQTTCIDAKQIQLLNQQAEFLFGKNHVLEPNFVAPLPYPTLTSTTTQRRRSFSVWSMPSVSPPTSLQGITMQRKWKKSRLVKLRSLVKVIARSRLNRVKRSQKMRVLTCRQKTLTWTASVEAMSG; encoded by the exons atgGCAAGTCGCCAAAACCTCACACCTGTGATGAATGTGGCAAAGGGTTCGCCCAAAAGGCTCATCGGGACAGCCATCGTCTCCTACACCTGCGTCCAATCATTCCCCTTTACAAGAAGGGAGAGGCAAGGCTGGAGGCATCAGATGAAGCCAAGACTGTCGCCAAAAACCCTAACAAAGTGGTTGAACCGGCGTGGCTCGATGAAGGAAAGGCAGAGGCTGCTGCCAGGGAAGCCGGCGGAGAACTGTGGAGGGGACAGTTACACATCACGTTTGGCCAGTATGCGGGCGAGACATTCAAATGGCTGCTGGAACATGACGTTGGATATATTAAATTCTTGCTCGCGCCATATTGTATGGAAGGCGAGCCAAGTCCACTTCTCAAGTGGCAGAAGCAGAGACTGTTGGAGCTTGTCAGGGAGTTCCCAGAAGTCTCCTGCCTCCTGGACAGGGCATTGGAG AAAGCTGAGAAAGCAAAGAAGCGAAAAGAAGCGACACAGTTGCAGCAGGGTGATGACGAGTATGCAACTGATGCAGAATTGCTGGCTGCTGCAG AAAGCTGTCTTGACCACTCTGAGTTGCCAGTCAACACACAGGTTACCACCTGGGGAGATATCACACCAGCTGGGATCCAAGGCTCTGACAACAGGCCCAGTACATCCTCTGCATCAGAATCGGCATCCGACAGCATCCAGCTGGAGGGCTGGCAGAAGTTCTGGGACCACTTTACCCCCTACATCTACTCAAGCCCCTGGCGTGTCGGCTCCGAACATCAAGTGGCTTAAAGACAATGAGACTTACGGTCTTTTTGAACCCGCGTCCACCTACAGGAATGCAAAAGGAGAGACAGTGGAGAGAAAGCAGTTGAAGAAGAAGATGGAATTCCACCCACCTCCTCTACCTACATCTGTGAAGGGTGCCGTGCCCAACATGCTGGCCTTTTTCACAACCCCCGCCTTCTTCTGGAGACCAGTCGGTGTCATGCAAGCCAAGATCCGCTGCCCCAACACCAACTGTCAAGCACCACCAGGGGAATACCTGGAGTTGAAAGGCTTTGGCAGCTTCGCTCGGCAAGTGTGTGGGATGAAGAACTACTACACCCTATTGACCGAGAAGCTAAAGTGTCCATATTGTGAAAAAGCGAGGCAGTCAGGAGCAGGGCCACAGCAATACCTATGGATGGCTAATAGTATAAAGATCCTAATGCAGCTGGCCCCAGCCATCAGGCGTCTATTCCCTGCCATTATCTGCGGAAAGCGTGCCATCGACAGAGGTGTGGTCACCCTGCTAGGCGACCGGATAAATGCTGCATCCATGAGCAAGGTGCAGCGAATCTTGAAGCAGGGCCATGACGAGTGGTATGTTGAGCGCCGAGGCCTGTTCCAGACCCTGCTGTATGAGGCGCACACTGCTGAGGCTACACCGTCGCAGAAAGGAATTCTCTCGTTTGTCAAAGCTCCTGGCAGTTACACCCCTCCTCTTCCCAAGGAACCTCTGCCTACCCCCACTTGCTTGAGACGGGCACACCTCATTGCAGAGATGGAGAGAATGCCAGTCTACAGAGCTTCCATCCTCAGCACGACTGGAGAAATACTCTGCATCGATGGCACAAGAAAG aTCCTCAAGAAGATCTACGGTGATGGCAGGGACACCATGCAGTATGTCACCAGTGTGCTGAACGAGTGGGGACAGTTCCTGACAACAGTTGTGGTGGCGGCTGAGTCAGAAGATTGCTACAGACGCATGGCAAGAGGTTTGGTTGCCAGGTTTCAGCGAGCCAATGCTCCAGCACCAAAGATCATCTACGCAGACAACAACTGTTGTCG TGAGAGTGGTGCATCCTTCTTGGAGAAGCTGTTCAGTGACTGGGTGAGGGAGGGCATGGTGGTCAGGCTTGATGTGCGGCACTGGCTTCATCGCTGGGATGCCGTGGTCATCAAGCAGAGCCACGCCAAGTACGCCAACTTCATGAGTGCCATGGCAGGGGCGGTTCTAGCCTACAACAGGGACGACATGATGTTGCTGGTGCAGGCTGTCAGGAAAGGGAACCTGGACCTTTACGCCGACCGCACTGACGAGGAAATGATCCATTTCCTCAAGCCGCACCAAGTGAAGGACTACGTCAGGCGCGTCACCAGAGGCGTTGAG GAGACTGCGTCAGTTGTGGAGGACATCATTGCAGAGTTCAAGGGACCAGGTGGACTCGACATAGATGGAATCCACCTGTTCAAGTCCCTTGACGCAGTCGACGCCCACTGGTCCATCGCAAGCAAACATCTCTGTTGTATGCAG GATCCTCCAGGTATACAGCTCTATGTAGCCGTGAAGGAAGTAGTGCTGAACGGTGTCAAGTTGAACAAGTACAGGTGCCGACGAGGCAGTAACTCCTTGGAGGGGCTGCATTCACACCTGTACAATGCCGTTCCTTCAAAGAGATGTGGAATTCTGCCATTCCAA GTCTATCTGATCAGCTTTGCTGTGCAGTGGAACAGCCAGATGGACTCACTCCGTGTTGCTGGTGGCAAGGGACGGCAGACAACCTGCATAGATGCTAAGCAGATCCAGCTCCTGAACCAGCAGGCTGAGTTCCTCTTCGGCAAAAACCACGTGCTGGAACCCAACTTCGTTGCTCCCCTGCCCTACCCTACCCTGACAAGTACAACCACCCAGAGGAGGAGGAGCTTCTCGGTGTGGAGTATGCCATCTGTCAGTCCACCGACTTCTCTGCAGGGAATTACTATGCAGAGAAAG TGGAAGAAGAGCAGGCTCGTGAAGTTGAGGAGTCTGGTGAAGGTGATCGCGAGGAGTCGGCTGAACAGAGTGAAGAGGAGTCAGAAGATGAGGGTGTTGACGTGTCGTCAGAAGACTCTCACATGGACAGCATCAGTAGAAGCCATGTCAGGCTGA